Proteins from a genomic interval of Polaribacter sejongensis:
- a CDS encoding 3-oxoacid CoA-transferase subunit B: MLDKIGIAKRIAQEVQNGFYVNLGIGIPTLVANYVREGIEVEFQSENGVLGMGPFPFDGEEDADIINAGKQTITTMPGASFFDSSMSFAMIRGKHVDLTILGAMEVAENGDIANWKIPGKMVKGMGGAMDLVASAENIIVAMMHTNKRGESKILKKCSLPLTGVGCVTKIVTNLAFLEVRDNVFHLLERAPGVSVEDIKNATEGTLVVNGEIPEMKF; encoded by the coding sequence TGAACTTAGGTATTGGTATTCCAACCTTGGTTGCAAATTACGTCCGTGAAGGTATTGAGGTTGAGTTTCAAAGTGAAAATGGTGTTCTAGGAATGGGACCTTTTCCTTTTGATGGTGAAGAGGATGCAGATATTATAAATGCAGGGAAACAAACGATTACAACGATGCCTGGAGCAAGTTTTTTCGATTCTTCTATGAGTTTTGCTATGATTCGTGGGAAACATGTAGATTTAACAATATTAGGAGCAATGGAAGTTGCAGAAAATGGTGATATTGCCAACTGGAAAATTCCGGGTAAAATGGTAAAAGGAATGGGAGGCGCAATGGATTTAGTTGCATCTGCAGAAAATATTATTGTTGCCATGATGCACACCAATAAACGTGGTGAGTCTAAAATTTTAAAGAAATGTTCTTTGCCTTTAACGGGAGTTGGTTGTGTAACAAAAATAGTAACAAACTTAGCATTTTTAGAAGTAAGAGATAATGTGTTTCACTTGTTAGAAAGAGCTCCTGGTGTTTCTGTAGAAGATATTAAGAATGCAACAGAAGGAACATTGGTAGTTAATGGAGAAATACCAGAAATGAAGTTTTAA
- a CDS encoding exodeoxyribonuclease III, translating to MKIISYNVNGIRAALKKGFLDWLEAANPDVICIQETKAHKEQLDLTDFENAGYPYHYWFSAQKKGYSSVAIFCKEKPNHIEYGTGIESMDFEGRNLRVDFDGVSVMSLYLPSGTNSERLDFKFKYMDEFQEYINNLKLEIPNLVICGDYNICHEEIDIHNPKMKNVSGFLPVERTWIGEFIKNGFIDSFRFLNQEKQEYSWWSYRANSRANNKGWRLDYAMVSEPLKEKISRAYILPEAKHSDHCPIAVELDI from the coding sequence ATGAAGATAATATCATACAACGTAAACGGAATTAGAGCCGCATTAAAAAAAGGATTTTTAGATTGGTTAGAAGCCGCAAATCCAGATGTAATTTGCATACAAGAAACCAAAGCACATAAAGAACAATTAGATCTTACCGATTTTGAAAATGCAGGTTACCCATATCATTATTGGTTTTCTGCACAGAAAAAAGGATACTCTTCTGTAGCTATTTTTTGTAAAGAAAAACCAAATCATATTGAGTATGGAACTGGAATTGAATCTATGGATTTTGAAGGTAGAAATTTACGTGTAGACTTCGATGGTGTTTCTGTAATGAGCTTGTATTTACCTTCTGGTACTAATTCTGAAAGATTAGACTTTAAGTTTAAATACATGGATGAATTTCAAGAATACATCAATAATTTAAAACTCGAAATTCCGAATTTAGTAATCTGTGGAGATTATAATATTTGTCATGAAGAAATTGATATTCACAATCCAAAAATGAAAAATGTTTCTGGCTTTTTACCAGTAGAAAGAACATGGATTGGTGAATTTATTAAGAACGGATTTATAGATAGTTTTCGTTTTTTAAATCAAGAAAAACAAGAATATTCTTGGTGGAGTTACAGGGCAAATTCTAGAGCAAATAATAAAGGTTGGCGTTTAGATTATGCGATGGTTTCAGAACCTTTAAAAGAAAAAATTTCTAGAGCCTATATTTTACCAGAAGCAAAACATTCTGACCATTGCCCAATTGCAGTAGAACTCGACATTTAA
- a CDS encoding lytic transglycosylase domain-containing protein: MNKLIIFLLFTSTIFSQIKKDTLKEPVRKSFFSDADLDAIDSLLVDEKFNSALVDSLSYVINDIDIIGNTSTVLTTDLLKLRLTALNNKTPFNLAFNPSLEQVINSYLLHRKRYYPALMAKAKYYFPMFEQYLDQYDIPLEMKYLAIVESALRPKIKSGAGATGLWQFMYGTGVEFDLKVSSYVDERQDPVKATIAACKYLSQLFTVFGDWDLALAAYNSGPGNVRKAIKRSGGYTNYWNIRPYLPRETASYVPAFYATMYIFEYANEHNIYSELPQFFNFQTDTIHVKRTISFDQISEKIAIDEEVLSELNPSYKLDIIPFVEDKKYALILPSNKIIEFLDKEKEIYALADTDDAQREKPLPKYFEMDQRIRYRVVNGDFLGKIANKFGVRVSDLKRWNSLKTSRLKIGQRLSVYPKKLGK, encoded by the coding sequence ATGAATAAATTAATTATATTCCTCCTTTTTACTAGTACTATTTTTTCTCAAATAAAAAAAGACACCTTAAAAGAGCCTGTTAGAAAAAGTTTTTTTTCTGATGCTGATTTAGATGCAATTGATAGCTTATTAGTTGATGAAAAATTTAATTCGGCTTTAGTAGATTCGTTAAGTTATGTAATAAATGATATAGATATTATAGGAAACACAAGCACTGTTTTAACAACAGATTTATTAAAATTACGTCTTACTGCTTTAAATAATAAAACGCCTTTTAATTTAGCGTTTAATCCTTCTTTAGAACAAGTAATTAATAGTTATTTATTGCATCGTAAAAGATACTATCCAGCTTTAATGGCAAAAGCAAAATACTATTTTCCAATGTTCGAGCAATATCTAGATCAATATGATATTCCTTTAGAAATGAAGTATTTGGCTATTGTAGAGTCTGCTTTAAGACCAAAAATTAAGTCTGGAGCTGGTGCAACAGGTTTGTGGCAATTTATGTATGGCACAGGAGTAGAGTTCGATTTAAAAGTGAGTTCTTATGTAGATGAGCGCCAAGACCCGGTAAAAGCAACCATTGCTGCTTGTAAATATTTAAGTCAGTTATTTACTGTTTTTGGAGATTGGGATTTAGCTTTAGCAGCTTACAATTCTGGACCTGGAAATGTAAGAAAAGCAATAAAGCGTTCTGGAGGATATACAAATTATTGGAATATAAGGCCTTATTTGCCGAGAGAAACTGCAAGTTATGTGCCTGCTTTTTATGCAACGATGTATATTTTTGAATATGCAAATGAACATAATATTTATTCTGAACTTCCACAGTTTTTTAATTTTCAGACAGATACAATTCATGTTAAAAGAACCATTAGTTTCGATCAAATTTCAGAGAAGATCGCTATTGATGAAGAGGTGTTGTCTGAGTTAAATCCGTCTTATAAATTGGATATTATTCCTTTTGTAGAAGATAAAAAATATGCTTTAATATTACCAAGTAACAAGATTATTGAGTTTTTAGATAAGGAAAAAGAAATTTATGCTTTGGCAGATACAGATGATGCGCAAAGAGAAAAACCTTTACCTAAGTATTTCGAAATGGATCAACGTATCCGTTACAGAGTAGTTAATGGAGATTTTTTAGGTAAAATAGCAAATAAATTTGGCGTTCGAGTAAGTGATCTAAAACGTTGGAATAGTTTAAAAACAAGCCGATTAAAAATAGGGCAAAGATTGTCTGTTTATCCTAAAAAGTTAGGGAAATAG
- a CDS encoding DUF4837 family protein, whose translation MKKIFTLLAFTVLFTSCGGGNDKITLRSSVGKVNKVMVVTKASDWAGDIGKEIRNSFGELMVGLPQPEPLLSVSQVAPNGFGKMMQAGRNIMVIGVADEEKYFVRNNVYAQPQTIVYVYAKDKEGVVNLFKKHHEEIIKTFIESDVKMLQNLFRKNKLDDSQFKTLQNLGISLTINNKFNIVDDTGDFLWLRQHLSSGIAKTGSNNILVYSVPLDDETQVSDSIVAVRNRIGKKYIPGSDPETMHMITEKAYTPFTFDATIDGKKAYETRGKWEVKNDFMAGPFLNYTVVDKKNNRLIIFEGFTYAPSVNKRAFLFELEATAKSMKIK comes from the coding sequence ATGAAAAAAATATTTACGCTACTTGCATTTACAGTTTTATTTACCTCATGTGGTGGAGGTAATGATAAAATTACTTTACGATCATCTGTTGGTAAAGTAAACAAAGTAATGGTAGTTACTAAAGCTAGTGATTGGGCTGGTGATATTGGTAAAGAAATAAGAAATTCTTTTGGAGAATTGATGGTCGGTTTGCCACAACCAGAGCCTCTTTTATCTGTTTCTCAAGTGGCTCCTAATGGTTTTGGAAAGATGATGCAAGCTGGTAGAAATATTATGGTTATTGGTGTTGCCGATGAAGAGAAATATTTTGTTAGAAACAATGTTTATGCACAACCACAGACTATTGTTTATGTGTATGCTAAAGACAAAGAAGGCGTTGTAAACTTGTTTAAAAAACATCATGAAGAAATTATTAAAACCTTTATCGAGTCGGATGTTAAAATGCTTCAAAATTTGTTTCGCAAAAATAAATTAGATGATTCTCAATTTAAAACACTTCAAAATTTAGGAATTTCATTAACCATCAATAATAAATTTAACATCGTAGATGATACGGGAGATTTTTTATGGTTACGTCAGCATTTATCAAGCGGAATTGCAAAAACAGGAAGTAATAATATTTTAGTGTATTCTGTTCCTTTAGATGATGAAACACAAGTTTCTGATAGTATTGTAGCTGTTAGAAATAGAATTGGAAAGAAATACATACCAGGTTCAGATCCAGAAACCATGCACATGATTACAGAAAAAGCATATACTCCTTTTACCTTTGATGCAACTATAGATGGTAAAAAAGCGTATGAAACTAGAGGGAAGTGGGAAGTTAAAAACGATTTTATGGCAGGACCATTTTTAAACTATACAGTGGTGGATAAAAAGAACAACCGATTAATTATTTTTGAAGGGTTCACTTACGCTCCTTCTGTTAATAAAAGAGCATTTTTGTTTGAGTTG